From the Chthoniobacterales bacterium genome, one window contains:
- a CDS encoding zinc-binding dehydrogenase: protein MLAPSPDVRGAKAAEYGLTHEINASRENAAERIKEILGGLADVTIDGTGNPKVIETAYDL, encoded by the coding sequence ATGCTCGCGCCCTCGCCGGATGTGAGGGGTGCCAAGGCAGCGGAATACGGCCTGACGCATGAGATCAATGCCTCGCGCGAAAACGCCGCCGAAAGGATTAAGGAAATCCTCGGCGGATTGGCCGATGTAACCATCGATGGCACGGGAAATCCGAAAGTGATCGAAACGGCCTACGACCT